The following coding sequences are from one uncultured Bacteroides sp. window:
- a CDS encoding alpha/beta hydrolase has product MKTFLVTALLFIAMSLHAQKPIKITLWPDGAPNTNGQAGKEEKGKNGRVSNVIQPEITIYLANKPNGIAIIMCPGGGYARLAMNHEGYDMAPWFNAQGISYIVLKYRMPNGHYDVPFSDAEQAIRLVRQHATEWNINPSKIGIMGASAGGHLASTLATHYTSKETRPDFQILLYPVITMNPAYTHAGSRKNLLTATPTAKLEKEFSNELQVNAETPQAFIALSSDDGAVPPENSINYYLALLKNKVPATMHIYPTGGHGWGFRDSFTYKRQWTEELEKWLREGVKL; this is encoded by the coding sequence ATGAAAACATTTTTAGTAACCGCTCTATTATTTATAGCCATGAGCTTACATGCACAAAAGCCTATCAAAATAACTCTTTGGCCTGATGGTGCTCCCAATACTAACGGACAAGCAGGTAAAGAAGAAAAAGGAAAGAATGGAAGAGTAAGCAATGTTATCCAACCAGAAATCACTATTTATTTAGCCAACAAGCCAAACGGGATAGCTATTATCATGTGCCCTGGGGGTGGGTATGCCCGCTTAGCAATGAATCATGAAGGTTATGACATGGCTCCATGGTTCAATGCACAAGGTATTTCGTATATTGTATTAAAATATCGCATGCCAAACGGACATTATGATGTCCCCTTTTCTGATGCAGAACAAGCTATACGCCTAGTGAGACAACATGCTACCGAATGGAATATAAATCCTTCTAAAATAGGAATTATGGGGGCTTCTGCCGGAGGACACCTAGCATCGACTTTAGCTACTCACTATACAAGTAAAGAGACCCGACCTGATTTCCAAATATTACTCTATCCGGTTATAACAATGAACCCTGCATATACTCATGCCGGTTCTCGAAAAAATCTTCTAACGGCAACTCCAACTGCTAAATTAGAAAAAGAGTTCTCTAACGAGCTTCAAGTAAATGCTGAAACTCCACAAGCATTTATTGCTCTCTCTTCCGATGATGGAGCAGTACCTCCCGAAAACAGTATAAACTATTATCTGGCACTATTAAAGAACAAAGTACCTGCTACAATGCATATCTATCCTACCGGAGGACATGGATGGGGATTTCGTGATAGTTTTACTTACAAGCGGCAATGGACTGAAGAATTAGAAAAATGGCTGAGAGAAGGAGTTAAACTATAA
- a CDS encoding oligopeptide transporter, OPT family, translating to MKHEEEKPVGLPENAFRELKQGEEYHPIMSPEKQYAEVNIWSVLWGIAMAVLFSAAAAYLGLKVGQVFEAAIPIAIIAVGVSSAAKRKNALGENVIIQSIGASSGVIVAGAIFTLPALYILQESYPKEISVTFLQVFVSSLLGGILGILLLIPFRKYFVKDMHGKYPFPEATATTQVLVSGEKGGNQARPLLMAGIVGGLYDFIVATFGWWNENFTTRVCHYGELLADKAKIVFKVNTGSAVMGLGYIVGLKYSSIICAGSLVVWWVIIPGMSLIWGDSVLNMWDPHITATVGSMSPEEIFRYYAKSIGIGGIAMAGIIGIVKSWGIIKDAVGLAAKEMRGKVKKAEKVKRTQLDLSMKIIAIGSLLTLILVSLFFYFNVMQGNLLHTIVGILVVAIISFLFTTVAANAIAIVGTNPVSGMTLMTLILASVVMVAVGLKGPGGMVASLIMGGVVCTALSMAGGFITDLKIGYWLGSTPSKQQTWKFLGTLVSAATVGGVMIILNKTYGFTSGQLAAPQANAMAAVIEPLMNGVAAPWLLYGIGAVLAIALTFCGVPALAFALGMFIPLELNVPLVVGGAINWYVTTRSKNAQLNTARGEKGTLLASGFIAGGALMGVLSAALRFGGINLVQEAWLQNYWSEVLSLGAYALLIAYFIRSSMKK from the coding sequence ATGAAACACGAAGAAGAGAAACCCGTAGGGCTACCTGAAAATGCCTTTCGAGAACTAAAGCAGGGAGAAGAATATCATCCAATAATGAGTCCTGAGAAGCAATATGCTGAAGTCAATATTTGGTCTGTACTTTGGGGTATCGCAATGGCAGTATTATTTTCTGCCGCCGCAGCTTATTTAGGCTTAAAAGTAGGACAAGTATTTGAAGCTGCTATCCCTATTGCCATCATTGCAGTAGGAGTATCAAGTGCCGCAAAACGTAAAAATGCTTTAGGTGAAAATGTAATTATCCAATCTATCGGAGCTAGTTCAGGTGTTATTGTAGCAGGCGCTATCTTCACCCTTCCGGCACTTTATATTCTCCAAGAGAGCTATCCCAAAGAGATTAGCGTTACCTTTCTTCAGGTGTTTGTCAGTTCTTTGTTAGGTGGAATATTAGGCATTCTATTGCTCATACCTTTTCGTAAATATTTTGTAAAAGACATGCATGGCAAGTACCCATTCCCGGAAGCAACAGCCACGACTCAGGTACTTGTATCGGGGGAAAAAGGAGGTAACCAAGCTCGTCCTTTGTTAATGGCCGGTATTGTGGGTGGACTATATGACTTCATCGTAGCAACTTTCGGTTGGTGGAATGAAAACTTCACAACACGTGTTTGCCATTATGGAGAATTACTAGCTGATAAAGCCAAAATTGTTTTCAAGGTGAACACAGGTTCAGCTGTAATGGGACTAGGTTATATCGTGGGATTGAAATATTCTTCAATCATTTGTGCCGGTTCACTAGTTGTATGGTGGGTTATTATTCCGGGCATGTCACTTATATGGGGTGACAGTGTACTCAATATGTGGGATCCTCACATTACAGCTACCGTAGGAAGTATGTCACCAGAAGAAATCTTTCGTTACTATGCCAAGAGTATTGGCATAGGTGGTATTGCCATGGCAGGTATTATAGGTATTGTAAAATCATGGGGAATCATTAAAGATGCTGTGGGACTAGCAGCTAAAGAAATGCGCGGTAAAGTAAAAAAGGCCGAAAAAGTAAAACGCACTCAACTAGATTTATCCATGAAGATTATTGCTATAGGATCATTACTAACATTGATCCTTGTATCTTTATTCTTCTACTTTAATGTAATGCAAGGCAATCTACTTCACACTATTGTAGGTATATTAGTTGTAGCTATAATAAGTTTTCTATTTACTACTGTTGCTGCTAATGCTATTGCTATTGTAGGGACCAACCCTGTTTCTGGAATGACACTGATGACGCTCATTCTTGCTTCCGTTGTAATGGTAGCCGTAGGATTGAAAGGTCCCGGAGGGATGGTTGCATCCTTGATTATGGGAGGCGTTGTATGTACTGCATTATCAATGGCTGGTGGATTTATTACCGATCTTAAAATAGGATATTGGTTAGGAAGTACTCCTTCCAAACAACAAACATGGAAATTTCTTGGTACACTTGTTTCTGCTGCTACCGTAGGAGGAGTGATGATCATTCTTAATAAAACCTATGGATTTACAAGCGGACAACTTGCTGCTCCACAAGCAAATGCGATGGCAGCTGTTATAGAGCCACTGATGAACGGAGTAGCAGCTCCTTGGTTACTCTACGGTATTGGAGCTGTTCTAGCTATTGCACTTACATTTTGTGGCGTGCCCGCATTAGCATTTGCTTTAGGTATGTTTATACCACTAGAATTAAATGTACCACTAGTAGTTGGAGGTGCAATCAATTGGTATGTCACTACACGTAGCAAAAATGCTCAATTAAATACTGCTCGTGGCGAAAAAGGTACATTACTGGCATCCGGATTTATTGCTGGAGGAGCCCTCATGGGAGTTCTCAGTGCAGCGTTACGCTTCGGTGGAATCAATTTGGTACAAGAAGCATGGTTGCAAAATTATTGGTCAGAAGTTTTATCTCTAGGCGCTTATGCTTTACTGATAGCCTACTTTATAAGATCAAGTATGAAGAAATAA